A stretch of the Ctenopharyngodon idella isolate HZGC_01 chromosome 14, HZGC01, whole genome shotgun sequence genome encodes the following:
- the f9a gene encoding coagulation factor IXa: MASFILVLFPYIWLQAFAAPGSVFLDGEKADEILRRHRRANTGLFEEFQKGNVERECMEEKCVLEEAREAFENDEKTMEFWARYIDGDQCKSSPCQNRGTCEDQMGTYTCNCLPGFVGKNCEIVTAKKCDVDNGGCEHFCVLLESRGTECQCASGYKLKDDGFTCEPIVKFPCGRTIKTAVRIIASGPTSVTNTSTQSSNSTIKSTSNILKTDNRTIPTDSKQKEAKISSPRVKLPEWTFAEYLTLPTASAIKSRIVGGNSALPGEIPWQVALVTRSTQQVFCGGSILSPLWVITAAHCLVGSQNGSFFIRVGEHDISKTEDTEQNLDVTRFISHPRYDSKSSLYNHDIALLRLRTPIRFTPTIRPICLGPMLFSNSLLQSGSLATVSGWGRLRFQGRSAVTLQKVELPYVDRTVCKESSGDQITYFMFCAGYSDSAKDACQGDSGGPHAMRYHNTWFLTGIVSWGEECAKKGKYGVYTQVGNYYRWIQHVVGVTKGVLLTNVDQ, from the exons CCCCAGGTTCAGTGTTCCTAGATGGGGAGAAAGCTGATGAAATTTTAAGGAGACACAGACGAGCAAACACAGGACTATTCGAGGAGTTTCAGAAGGGGAATGTGGAAAGGGAGTGTATGGAGGAGAAGTGTGTCCTGGAGGAGGCCCGAGAAGCCTTTGAAAATGATGAAAAGACA aTGGAGTTTTGGGCGAGATATATTG ATGGGGACCAGTGTAAATCATCACCCTGTCAGAACCGAGGCACATGTGAGGACCAGATGGGCACATACACCTGTAACTGTCTGCCAGGCTTTGTTGGAAAAAACTGCGAAATAG TGACTGCCAAAAAGTGTGATGTTGATAATGGTGGCTGTGAGCATTTCTGTGTTCTGCTGGAGTCTCGTGGGACAGAGTGTCAGTGTGCATCCGGATACAAGCTCAAAGACGACGGATTCACGTGTGAGCCTATAG TGAAGTTCCCATGTGGCAGAACTATTAAAACAGCTGTGAGAATAATTGCCAGTGGCCCCACCTCTGTAACAAACACATCTACACAGTCTTCCAATAGTACAATCAAATCAACATCCAACATACTCAAAACGGACAATCGGACAATCCCTACAGATTCTAAACAGAAAGAAGCGAAAATCTCATCACCTCGTGTTAAACTGCCTGAATGGACATTTGCTGAGTATTTGACGTTGCCTACAGCAAGTGCTATAAAAAGCCGTATTGTTGGTGGCAATTCAGCCTTACCTGGAGAAATCCCTTGGCAG GTGGCGCTGGTGACTCGCTCAACACAGCAGGTGTTCTGTGGAGGCTCCATTCTGAGCCCTTTATGGGTCATTACTGCAGCGCACTGTCTGGTAGGGAGCCAGAATGGATCCTTCTTCATCAGAGTTG GGGAGCATGACATCTCAAAGACTGAAGACACAGAACAGAATCTGGATGTCACCCGTTTCATCTCTCATCCTCGTTATGACTCCAAATCAAGCCTCTACAATCATGACATTGCTTTGTTGCGACTGCGCACCCCCATCCGGTTCACTCCAACAATACGTCCCATCTGTCTGGGACCCATGCTCTTCTCCAACTCACTGCTGCAGTCTGGATCTCTGGCCACTGTCAGCGGCTGGGGCCGTCTGCGCTTCCAAGGACGAAGTGCAGTGACTTTACAGAAGGTCGAATTGCCTTATGTGGACAGAACAGTGTGTAAGGAAAGCAGCGGTGACCAAATCACATACTTCATGTTCTGTGCGGGCTACTCGGATTCTGCTAAAGACGCCTGTCAGGGGGACAGCGGAGGACCTCATGCCATGCGCTACCACAACACCTGGTTCCTCACAGGCATTGTCAGTTGGGGAGAAGAATGTGCCAAGAAAGGGAAGTATGGTGTGTACACACAGGTTGGCAACTATTATCGTTGGATACAGCATGTGGTGGGCGTTACTAAAGGAGTACTGCTTACAAATGTGGACCAATAA